From the Clostridiales bacterium FE2011 genome, one window contains:
- a CDS encoding carbohydrate ABC transporter permease — protein METAVHSREIRKDNQTLHKILRSIIWILLILLTAFTLIPFVWMISSSLKLDREVFAFPLRWIPETFHWENYSLIWQKVPLVTYFKNTAFIAIVVTLLQTLTSSFAAYAFAKLNFRGRDVLFLCYIGTIAVPWQAYMLPQFIMMRSIGLYDTLWAMVVLQAFSAFGVFLMRQFYRSIPTELCEAARLDGLSEYGIWARIMLPLSKAAIATLVIFTFVNTWNDYMGPMIYLTRDINKTVQVGLRRFIQENSSDYHLIMAASLCSLLPVSVVFLCLQRYFIEGIATSGLKG, from the coding sequence ATGGAAACGGCTGTTCACAGCAGGGAAATCCGGAAGGATAACCAGACACTGCATAAGATTCTGAGAAGCATCATCTGGATTCTGCTGATCCTGCTGACTGCCTTCACGCTGATTCCCTTTGTGTGGATGATCTCCTCCTCGCTGAAGCTGGACAGGGAAGTATTTGCTTTCCCGCTGCGCTGGATTCCGGAGACCTTTCACTGGGAGAACTACTCCCTGATCTGGCAGAAGGTGCCGCTGGTAACTTATTTTAAAAATACCGCGTTTATCGCGATTGTGGTCACGCTGCTCCAGACGCTGACCTCCTCCTTCGCGGCTTATGCATTCGCGAAACTGAATTTCCGCGGGAGAGACGTGCTTTTCCTTTGCTATATCGGCACGATCGCGGTGCCTTGGCAGGCCTACATGCTGCCCCAGTTCATCATGATGCGGTCCATCGGATTGTATGATACGCTGTGGGCCATGGTTGTGCTGCAGGCGTTCTCGGCGTTCGGCGTGTTCCTGATGCGGCAGTTCTACCGTTCAATTCCCACTGAGCTTTGCGAGGCGGCGAGGCTGGACGGACTGAGCGAATACGGTATCTGGGCGCGCATTATGCTGCCGCTTTCCAAGGCGGCCATCGCGACACTGGTGATCTTCACGTTTGTAAACACCTGGAACGATTATATGGGCCCGATGATTTACCTGACCCGGGATATCAACAAGACGGTGCAGGTGGGCCTGCGGCGCTTTATCCAGGAAAACTCCAGCGATTATCACCTGATCATGGCGGCGTCACTCTGTTCGCTGCTGCCGGTATCGGTGGTATTCCTGTGCCTGCAGCGGTATTTCATTGAAGGGATCGCCACCTCAGGACTGAAGGGCTGA
- a CDS encoding sugar ABC transporter permease: protein MSQSEVRKVRYRMGKLERKNTLVAYSFLAPNFIGFAVFTLVPVICAIALSLFEWNGGDISKLKFVGLDNYATIFATKKVAEKGLAYFFNRADLGIALKNTVYYTVVTVPLTIICALALALLLNKIRGAVFFRTVFFFPYVSSMVAICVCWSFMLMKDGPVNQIIMALGINFNKGWTADSTMAIWSIILVSVWRNMGYYMVLYLAALQGIPRELMEAATVDGANKWQQFWHVTLPQLKPTTFFVSVMMVISCFKIYDVVAIMTDGGPGRATKMLVTYIYDEAFIKVRYGQASAISMVLLVIVLLVTIIQFGSEKKFSND from the coding sequence ATGAGCCAGTCGGAAGTAAGAAAAGTCCGGTACAGGATGGGCAAGCTGGAAAGAAAGAATACGCTGGTGGCATATTCTTTCCTGGCGCCTAACTTTATCGGGTTTGCGGTCTTTACACTGGTGCCGGTGATCTGCGCCATTGCCCTGTCACTGTTTGAGTGGAACGGCGGAGACATCTCCAAGCTGAAGTTTGTCGGACTGGACAACTACGCGACGATCTTTGCCACGAAAAAGGTGGCGGAGAAAGGCCTTGCTTACTTTTTTAACCGGGCGGACCTGGGCATCGCATTGAAAAACACGGTGTATTATACGGTGGTTACCGTACCGCTGACGATTATATGCGCACTGGCGCTGGCGCTGCTGCTGAACAAAATCAGGGGCGCGGTGTTCTTCCGGACCGTTTTCTTCTTTCCCTATGTTTCCTCGATGGTGGCGATCTGCGTCTGCTGGTCCTTCATGCTGATGAAGGACGGCCCGGTGAACCAGATCATCATGGCACTGGGAATCAACTTCAACAAAGGCTGGACGGCGGACAGCACGATGGCCATCTGGTCCATCATCCTGGTAAGCGTATGGCGGAACATGGGATACTACATGGTTCTTTACCTGGCCGCCTTGCAGGGGATTCCCCGTGAACTGATGGAAGCGGCTACAGTGGACGGCGCAAATAAGTGGCAGCAGTTCTGGCATGTGACACTGCCGCAGCTGAAACCCACCACCTTCTTTGTTTCCGTGATGATGGTGATTTCCTGCTTCAAAATCTACGACGTGGTGGCTATCATGACGGACGGAGGTCCCGGCCGGGCAACCAAGATGCTGGTGACCTACATCTATGACGAGGCCTTCATCAAGGTACGGTACGGCCAGGCCAGCGCCATTTCCATGGTGCTGCTTGTGATCGTGCTGCTTGTGACGATTATCCAGTTCGGCTCCGAGAAGAAGTTCTCGAATGACTGA
- a CDS encoding sugar ABC transporter substrate-binding protein: MKKMLSVLLAVMLMMSLLAVPALAEDQVLTVVTWDATTTPYLIAQKDAFEASHPGVTIEYVDVASQDYAVKATTMLEGGDTSDIFMIKEIDNLINWQAQGFAAPLDTNGYDMSGFVGTEVNYAVDGVQYAIPFRSDFWVLFYNKDLFDAAGVELPTNDMTWDQYAELAKKMTDKDKGIYGTHYHTWLSAVVNWAVCDGVNTLADKNYDDLLYFYKLYQDLEDSGACMSYADLKAAGLHYSAAFANGNIAMLPMGYWYVSTLIGYNKDGTCNFNWGITAVPHAEGVAAGSSFGNLTGAMINAKSEKKDLAWEYISWLGGVEGAKATASVGARPAWVSEEVAASMSSVEGFPADETSKGALLPAAVAMEWPVAEKVADIKTIVNEEHSMIMAREITPEEGIEEMNERVAELFE, encoded by the coding sequence ATGAAGAAAATGCTGTCAGTACTGCTTGCCGTGATGCTGATGATGTCGCTGCTGGCCGTACCCGCCCTGGCCGAGGACCAGGTGCTGACCGTGGTGACATGGGATGCCACCACAACCCCTTACCTGATTGCCCAGAAGGATGCTTTTGAAGCCTCCCATCCCGGCGTCACCATCGAGTATGTGGACGTCGCTTCCCAGGATTACGCTGTGAAGGCGACCACCATGCTCGAAGGCGGAGACACGAGCGACATTTTCATGATCAAGGAAATTGACAACCTGATCAACTGGCAGGCTCAGGGCTTCGCAGCTCCGCTGGATACGAACGGATATGATATGTCCGGATTCGTAGGCACTGAAGTAAACTATGCCGTGGACGGTGTGCAGTATGCCATTCCGTTCCGCAGCGACTTCTGGGTGCTGTTCTACAACAAGGATCTGTTCGACGCTGCCGGTGTGGAACTGCCCACCAATGACATGACCTGGGATCAGTACGCTGAGCTGGCCAAGAAGATGACCGACAAGGATAAGGGCATCTACGGAACCCATTATCACACCTGGCTGTCCGCCGTGGTGAACTGGGCTGTGTGCGACGGCGTGAATACACTGGCTGACAAAAACTATGACGACCTGCTTTACTTCTACAAGCTGTATCAGGATCTGGAAGATTCCGGCGCCTGCATGAGCTATGCGGATCTGAAGGCCGCCGGCCTGCACTACTCCGCTGCTTTTGCCAACGGCAACATCGCCATGCTGCCCATGGGCTACTGGTACGTGTCCACGCTGATTGGCTACAACAAGGACGGCACCTGCAACTTCAACTGGGGCATCACCGCTGTTCCGCACGCTGAGGGCGTGGCCGCAGGTTCTTCCTTCGGCAACCTGACCGGTGCGATGATCAACGCCAAGTCCGAGAAGAAGGATCTGGCCTGGGAGTACATCTCCTGGCTGGGCGGCGTGGAAGGCGCCAAGGCTACGGCTTCCGTCGGTGCCCGTCCCGCGTGGGTTTCCGAAGAAGTGGCCGCCAGCATGTCTTCTGTGGAAGGCTTCCCGGCTGACGAGACCAGCAAGGGCGCCCTGCTGCCCGCCGCTGTGGCAATGGAATGGCCGGTGGCTGAAAAGGTCGCTGACATCAAGACGATCGTGAATGAAGAACACAGCATGATCATGGCTCGTGAAATCACCCCCGAAGAGGGTATCGAAGAGATGAACGAGCGGGTGGCTGAACTGTTCGAATAA
- a CDS encoding LacI family DNA-binding transcriptional regulator, with translation MSKKVTIYDIAREAGVSTATVTRVFRHDPHVSEATRVKVQQIIDAHDYTPSLSAQNLEGGRTRTLALVLPVVSNLYFNRIFDAAYWEAEKNGCSVRLFQTMENQAISPEIVNELIRCRMDGVLFAGSIWSADRDDLNVALERLGKYMPVATICPDDVSLECICIQSDLVNCSRLPIRHLHTLGHRRIAFLGGSMHSRDTSRRGVGFLEQLRLMDLPDDPAYHVDAGYDMESGERAVLRMLSGLDRSRWPSAIVTFNDLVALGVMKQLKKMGLKLPDDMAIIGCDNQFFCAYTDPSLTSVDLHPEEMARSAIRELLLARESSSRSFAMVREATLVVRESCGAQLGFRKL, from the coding sequence ATGAGCAAAAAAGTGACCATTTACGATATTGCCCGGGAGGCCGGAGTCTCCACCGCCACGGTCACGCGTGTCTTCCGGCATGACCCTCACGTCAGCGAGGCCACCCGGGTAAAGGTCCAGCAGATCATTGACGCTCATGACTATACCCCCAGCCTTTCCGCACAGAACCTGGAAGGCGGGCGCACCCGCACCCTGGCCCTGGTCCTCCCCGTCGTGTCCAACCTGTATTTCAACCGGATTTTCGATGCCGCCTATTGGGAAGCGGAAAAGAACGGATGCAGCGTCCGTCTCTTCCAGACCATGGAAAACCAGGCCATCTCACCCGAGATTGTTAACGAACTGATCCGCTGCCGTATGGACGGCGTGCTGTTCGCGGGAAGCATCTGGTCGGCTGACCGGGATGACCTGAACGTCGCGCTGGAGCGGCTCGGCAAGTATATGCCGGTTGCCACCATCTGCCCGGATGATGTTTCGCTGGAATGCATCTGCATCCAGAGCGACCTGGTCAATTGTTCCCGGCTTCCCATCCGTCATCTCCACACCCTGGGGCACCGGCGCATCGCCTTCCTCGGCGGCTCCATGCACAGCCGGGATACCTCCCGCCGGGGCGTCGGCTTCCTGGAGCAGCTTCGGCTGATGGATCTGCCGGATGATCCCGCCTACCACGTGGACGCCGGTTATGATATGGAAAGTGGTGAACGTGCCGTTCTCCGGATGCTTTCCGGCCTGGATCGCAGCCGCTGGCCCAGCGCCATCGTGACCTTCAATGATCTGGTAGCCCTCGGTGTTATGAAACAGCTGAAGAAAATGGGGCTGAAGCTCCCCGATGACATGGCAATCATCGGCTGCGACAATCAGTTCTTCTGTGCCTATACAGATCCTTCCCTGACCTCGGTGGATCTTCACCCGGAGGAAATGGCCCGCAGTGCCATACGGGAGCTGCTGCTGGCCCGGGAATCCTCTTCCCGTTCCTTTGCCATGGTCCGGGAAGCCACCCTCGTCGTCCGCGAAAGCTGCGGCGCGCAGCTGGGTTTCCGCAAACTGTAA
- a CDS encoding carbohydrate-binding protein: protein MITILVQAADGTVLASSEHPEEAFLSVDRVYQPGDVIRISGGRHLRIQMDQALPSGEVYLPDEKMTWPVPCGEHRLAYAPGLFESPRHIITASAVSANTLCRIRNVACNPADLRGDTDFFPHCTANVETRNEACFCARNVIDGLRLNTFHGEWPFQSWGIGAREDAWCLLDLGRPVIAEKMALTLRADFPHDAYWTAGHVVLSDGSDISFPLEKTGDRQWIDLGGRTVRWLRLERLIKSNDPSAFPALRQFEVYGHDL, encoded by the coding sequence ATGATTACGATTCTTGTTCAGGCCGCTGACGGCACAGTCCTTGCTTCCTCGGAGCATCCGGAGGAAGCTTTCCTTTCCGTGGATCGGGTCTACCAGCCCGGGGATGTCATCCGCATATCCGGCGGCCGGCATCTCAGGATTCAGATGGATCAGGCGCTGCCCTCCGGGGAGGTTTATCTGCCGGATGAAAAGATGACCTGGCCCGTTCCCTGCGGAGAGCACCGTCTGGCCTATGCGCCGGGGCTCTTTGAGTCTCCCCGCCACATCATCACTGCGTCAGCAGTCTCTGCCAACACGCTCTGCCGGATCCGGAACGTCGCCTGCAACCCTGCCGACCTGCGCGGCGATACAGATTTCTTTCCCCACTGCACCGCCAACGTGGAGACCCGAAATGAAGCCTGCTTCTGTGCCCGCAATGTGATTGACGGTCTTCGCCTGAATACATTCCACGGCGAATGGCCTTTCCAGAGCTGGGGCATCGGTGCCCGGGAGGATGCCTGGTGCCTGCTGGATCTGGGCCGTCCGGTCATCGCTGAAAAGATGGCACTGACCCTCCGGGCAGATTTCCCCCATGACGCATACTGGACTGCCGGCCATGTCGTCCTGTCAGATGGAAGTGACATTTCCTTCCCCCTGGAAAAAACCGGTGACCGCCAGTGGATCGACCTGGGCGGACGCACCGTTCGCTGGCTCCGCCTTGAGCGCCTCATCAAAAGCAACGACCCGTCTGCTTTTCCTGCTTTGCGACAGTTCGAAGTTTACGGTCACGACCTGTAA